In a single window of the Bactrocera dorsalis isolate Fly_Bdor chromosome 2, ASM2337382v1, whole genome shotgun sequence genome:
- the LOC105226096 gene encoding protein argonaute-3, translating to MAARGRGFLYSLMVDKESTDSSQKDSGLGSKSLQSTGEYRRIGRGKLLDDLASSCANMTLEGRSSDDTNQRNTTSSSDLNKPSTSGGRGRANVFKNLFTPEKPDQTLNTQPISSTPVTIPKAELESKPEPNTDLIQSDIYNPEKKYGSKGMPVRLACNYIRLSSDPEKGVYVYEVRFHPPVDSVSLRMKYLNEHRDEFGGTKTFDGVTLYLPILLKEKLTTFICKSLADSSDIEIRILFKRKEALKNCIHLYNVLFDRVMKTLNYVRFDRKQFDPTAPKIIPQAKLEVWPGYVTAIDEYKGGLMLCCDVSHRLLCQKTVLESLVEIYRSNSKLFQENAKKFLLGSIVITRYNNRTYRIDDICFDKNPKATFQTKQAELSYIDYYKQSHNILIKDESQPLIISIKKQKTADKKADEDLVVCLIPELCYLTGLRDDIRSDYKLMREIATFTRVSPNQRLLALEKFFNNVNNCPEAQNILQSWGLTLKNSHECLNGRQFEEEQIFFAKRQFSAGINADFSKYVCNNEVLEVVHLTNWILVHCKSDTRCAKNFYENVERNSRSLGIRVDKPKMVTLDNDRVDTFVKALRSHIDGQSQIVVCISPTNRDDRYAAIKKVCCAEIPIPSQVINARTLLNEAKNRSIVQKIMLQMNCKLGGSLWAVKIPFKNVMICGIDSYHDAAQKGNSVAAFVASLNSTYTKWYSKAVIQGKREEIVNGLCSSFTAAVTRFHRENGRFPDSIIIYRDGVGDGQLPLCSGHEIPQLEAACKRAFTDYAVKITFIVVQKRINTRYFAMNASIVDNPPPGTIVDECITRSKMYDFYLVSQTVRQGTVTPSHYIVLRDDAKYSPDIIQRLTYKLCFMYYNWPGTIRIPACCQYAHKMAYLIGQSIRRATAEDLSDRLFYL from the coding sequence ATGGCAGCACGCGGACGCGGGTTCCTTTATTCACTTATGGTGGACAAAGAATCAACAGACTCATCACAAAAAGATAGCGGGCTTGGAAGCAAAAGCCTTCAATCTACCGGAGAGTACCGTCGTATCGGACGAGGCAAGCTTCTAGATGACTTAGCTTCTTCATGCGCTAACATGACTCTTGAGGGTCGTTCTTCCGACGATACAAATCAAAGAAATACAACTTCTTCAAGTGATTTGAACAAACCTTCTACGTCAGGTGGACGGGGCCGtgcaaatgtattcaaaaatttatttactccAGAGAAACCAGATCAAACACTAAATACTCAGCCTATATCGTCCACACCGGTTACCATACCTAAAGCTGAGCTGGAATCAAAACCAGAACCCAACACAGACTTAATTCAGTCAGATATTTATAACCCAGAAAAGAAGTATGGTAGTAAGGGTATGCCGGTTCGTTTAGCATGTAATTACATTCGGTTGTCGTCTGATCCCGAAAAAGGAGTGTACGTATACGAAGTACGATTTCATCCTCCTGTAGATTCAGTTAGTTTGCGCATGAAATACCTAAATGAACATCGCGATGAATTTGGAGGCACTAAAACATTTGACGGAGTAACACTTTATTTGCCAATtttactaaaagaaaaattaacgacATTTATTTGTAAAAGTCTTGCGGATAGTTCTGATATCGAAATACGTATTTTATTCAAAAGGAAAGAAGCTCTCAAAAATTGTATTCACCTTTACAACGTGTTATTCGATAGAGTTatgaaaacattaaattatGTTCGTTTCGACCGAAAGCAATTCGATCCAACAGCTCCAAAAATTATTCCACAAGCTAAATTGGAAGTATGGCCGGGATATGTTACCGCGATTGATGAATACAAAGGTGGCTTGATGTTGTGTTGTGACGTGTCACACCGACTTTTATGTCAAAAGACTGTGCTTGAATCATTAGTAGAGATCTACCGCTCCAACTCAAAGTTGTTTCaagaaaatgctaaaaaatttcTATTGGGTTCCATAGTTATAACCCGTTATAATAATCGAACATATAGAATAGATGATATATGCTttgataaaaatccaaaagCAACATTCCAAACCAAACAAGCCGAGTTATCTTATATCGATTATTACAAACAGAGTCATAACATTCTAATAAAAGATGAGAGTCAACCACTTATAATTAGCATAAAGAAGCAAAAAACCGCTGATAAGAAAGCTGATGAAGACTTAGTGGTATGCTTAATTCCTGAGTTATGCTATTTGACTGGCTTACGAGATGACATACGTTCGGACTACAAATTAATGCGTGAGATCGCCACATTTACAAGAGTCTCACCTAATCAAAGACTGCTCGCATTagagaaatttttcaataatgttAACAACTGTCCAGAAGCTCAAAACATACTTCAAAGTTGGGGATTAACATTGAAGAATTCTCATGAATGTTTAAATGGAAGACAATTTGAAgaagaacaaatattttttgctaaaaggCAATTCTCGGCTGGTATAAATGCAGATttttctaaatatgtatgtaacaatGAAGTTCTGGAGGTGGTGCATTTAACAAATTGGATATTAGTGCATTGCAAAAGTGATACGAGATGTGccaaaaatttttacgaaaatgttGAGAGAAATTCACGCTCTTTAGGAATACGTGTTGATAAGCCGAAAATGGTTACTTTGGATAATGATCGAGTAGATACATTTGTGAAGGCATTGAGAAGTCATATAGATGGCCAATCGCAAATTGTCGTATGTATTAGTCCTACAAATCGTGATGATCGTTATGCGgctattaaaaaagtttgctgCGCGGAGATACCAATACCTTCACAGGTTATAAATGCACGAACACTTTTGAATGAGGCCAAAAATCGTTCGATAGTACAAAAGATCATGTTGCAAATGAACTGTAAATTGGGTGGGTCATTGTGGGCCGTGAAAAttccatttaaaaatgttatgaTCTGTGGAATTGATTCATACCACGATGCCGCTCAAAAGGGAAATTCCGTAGCTGCTTTTGTGGCGTCATTGAATTCTACTTACACAAAATGGTACAGCAAAGCTGTAATACAAGGCAAAAGGGAAGAAATCGTTAACGGTCTATGCTCGTCGTTTACAGCTGCAGTAACACGTTTTCATCGAGAGAATGGAAGATTTCCTGACAGTATTATTATATATCGAGATGGTGTTGGTGATGGTCAATTGCCTCTTTGTTCCGGTCATGAGATACCACAACTGGAGGCTGCTTGTAAACGTGCTTTTACAGATTATGCTGTAAAAATAACTTTCATTGTTGTTCAAAAGCGAATAAATACCCGATACTTTGCTATGAATGCATCCATTGTTGATAATCCGCCTCCTGGTACAATCGTTGACGAATGTATTACGCGTTCAAAGATGTACGATTTTTATCTGGTATCACAAACTGTACGCCAAGGCACTGTTACACCGTCTCATTATATAGTATTAAGAGACGACGCTAAGTATAGTCCTGATATTATACAAAGGCTGACATATAAACTCTGTTTCATGTATTATAATTGGCCAGGCACTATTCGCATACCGGCTTGTTGCCAATATGCGCATAAAATGGCATACCTCATAGGTCAAAGCATAAGGAGGGCTACTGCAGAAGATCTTTCAGACAGACTGTTTTacctttaa